The following proteins are encoded in a genomic region of Coffea eugenioides isolate CCC68of chromosome 6, Ceug_1.0, whole genome shotgun sequence:
- the LOC113774121 gene encoding uncharacterized protein LOC113774121 has translation MFLPPLIQEKREDEFIKLRQGTLSVAEYEGKFTKLSKYASELVVNERKRIRHFVQGLNVEIQEGLAAVQISMFTEALEKVQRVESARLQVRDFHTKKRNFPSYSSGQASKSAPPPKMGRGTGGVRTAGAPRGALSKGGRSGQGQAREVPSSGPAVISQISCGYCGKPNHSENDCWRKSGKYLYCGSAEHQLASCPNAPKVGGSAGGSRPRVPARVYALDHQQVPDSTEVVESTIHVFHCLVKVLIDPGVTHSFVNPNFMSGIDVKPIKLPYDLEVRTPIGDQNLIANLVYRDYEIWVGERKLLADLMGLAIKGYDVILGMDWLARYNTQLNCKTKMVELCILGKATLKLDVWGRLASSALISGTQARKMLSKGV, from the coding sequence atGTTTCTTCCACCGCTGATCCAAGAGAAgcgggaggacgaatttattaagttgagaCAGGGAACTCTTAGCGTGGCTGAGTATGAAGggaaatttactaaactttctaagtaCGCTTCAGAGTTGGTGGTTAATGAGCGGAAAAGGATTAGACATTTTGTGCAAGGgcttaatgtggagattcaagaggggttGGCAGCAGTCCAAATCTCTATGTTCACTGAAGCCTTAGAGAAAGTGCAAAGGGTTGAAAGTGCAAGGTTGCAAGTTAGGGATTTCCATACTAAGAAAAGGAATTTTCCTAGTTACTCCTCTGGACAAGCTAGTAAAAGTGCTCCACCTCCCAAGATGGGAagaggaacgggaggagtaaggaccGCTGGAGCTCCAAGAGGGGCTTTATCAAAAGGAGGTCGTAGTGGACAAGGTCAAGCGAGAGAAGTACCTTCTAGTGGTCCGGCCGTAATTTCTCAAATTAGTTGTGGCTACTGTGGCAAGCCAAATCActcggagaatgattgttggaggaaatcGGGAAAGTACCTGTATTGCGGTAGTGCCGAGCACCAACTCGCAAGTTGTCCGAATGCGCCAAAAGTAGGAGGtagtgctggaggaagtcgacCTAGAGTaccggctagggtttatgcactggatcaTCAACAAGTTCCTGATTCTACTGAGGTGGTCGAAAGTACAATTCATGTTTTCCACTGTTTAGttaaggttttaattgatccgggtgtgACGCATTCTTTTGTCAACCCTAATtttatgagtggaatagatgtGAAGCCAATTAAATTACCTTATGATTTAGAGGTTAGAACACCTATTGGGGATCAAAATTTAATAGCTAACTTGGTATATAGGGATTAtgagatatgggttggagaaCGGAAATTACTGGCCGATTTAATGGGCTTAGCGATTAAAGGATATGATGTTATTTtaggaatggattggttagctcgCTACAATACACAGTTGAATTGTAAGACAAAAATGGTAGAGTTGTGCATTCTAGGAAAGGCAACCCTAAAATTGGATGTATGGGGtagattagcctcatctgctcttaTTTCAGGAACTCAAGCTAGAAAGATGTTGAGTAAGGGAGTTTAA